The stretch of DNA GCGACGTGACTGCGCTGTACGCGCTGGGGATGGCAGGCGGCAGCACGAAGTTCGGCGACGAGGACGACGCGACGCTGGTGCGCCCGAGCCCCGAGGGCAAGCTGGTCTACCCGGTCTACTTCAGGCAGATCACTCGCAACGGCGATGGCGAGACCAACTACACGCTGCAGCCCGGCGACGTGATCTACGTGCCGCCGACGATCACCGCGATCCTCGGGCTCGGCGGATCGCAGGCCATCACCGTCATGACCGGCGGAGC from Myxococcota bacterium encodes:
- a CDS encoding SLBB domain-containing protein; the encoded protein is TIDDVRAEMTRRLKEFIVQPDVTVTLFKSESRTFYIFGEVSRPGAYPLIGDVTALYALGMAGGSTKFGDEDDATLVRPSPEGKLVYPVYFRQITRNGDGETNYTLQPGDVIYVPPTITAILGLGGSQAITVMTGGAL